One region of Methanomassiliicoccales archaeon genomic DNA includes:
- a CDS encoding secondary thiamine-phosphate synthase enzyme YjbQ has protein sequence MMFRKTITIETNSECDIVDITDHVTDAIRTSGISDGLACVFVPHSTAALITMENELGLRNDLIRCLERIAPRNANYDHNLAWGDGNGHSHIRSSLLGTSLTIPFSKGKPELGTWQQIVLVELDTRARNRKVIIQIVGE, from the coding sequence ATGATGTTTAGGAAAACCATAACGATTGAGACCAATAGCGAGTGTGACATAGTAGATATTACTGACCACGTTACAGATGCTATTCGAACCTCAGGCATCTCTGATGGTTTAGCATGCGTTTTTGTTCCTCATTCAACCGCTGCTTTAATAACAATGGAAAACGAGCTGGGCTTAAGAAATGATCTGATCAGATGTCTCGAACGGATCGCTCCAAGAAACGCCAATTACGATCACAATCTAGCATGGGGTGATGGAAACGGACATTCTCATATTAGGTCATCACTACTTGGCACATCATTAACAATTCCCTTTTCAAAGGGGAAACCCGAATTGGGCACGTGGCAACAAATTGTCTTGGTCGAATTAGACACCCGAGCTAGAAATAGAAAAGTCATTATTCAGATTGTTGGAGAGTAA